One stretch of Armigeres subalbatus isolate Guangzhou_Male chromosome 2, GZ_Asu_2, whole genome shotgun sequence DNA includes these proteins:
- the LOC134212378 gene encoding oocyte zinc finger protein XlCOF6-like, whose amino-acid sequence MSKECRLCLRHEQNCVSLFAKRRGTTLAEIVRFCARVEISKDDGLPVDACGRCVDEALNAYLFVNKCRRSDAELRTAQANFRDDDFLHFSQDEGESESNDKLTFSAVLDSDPEAQPIESVMGDSTPIAEDSTPIDEILADVHQVVPYSDVAEKETFSSTNEDSSSYNATDIEKHVEINDQQDEKVCEEDAHTIEKNDPLCQVKQETVNLESIELEDENTDQPFMVEYLDDNYKDDFTEAIEAECMQYEVEALEESETGEEVQLLICCGVRCKIVFNSIEDMKKHSETVHLPHRELENKEKLYECKCCYTRFNSEKSLTMHSRKSQHCTICSQYFSSLKERRLHMHKVHGHSSPVTEKQSSQRICCGCYEEFSSDENLKLHGEAVHSIRKSAVDETKPYQCNICYKLFRTFESLRIHQRFVYRPKNFVCSLCGRAFDTRSKLQTHELVHSDKRNFQCEKCSKSFKKEIDLKSHSLLHEEKREECSFCGLKFHRKSNLKMHMRKHQDTFFYACSECPRKFKNNSHLKEHFKVHSKQKPYPCSFCDRSFAYSSDRKRHEMTHTGNYPFECGSCLKKFSRKTTYEKHMSHCQEGAEEDYRD is encoded by the exons ATGTCCAAAGAATGTCGACTTTGTTTACGGCATGAGCAGAATTGTGTCTCGCTATTCGCTAAACGAAGGGGTACCACATTGGCTGAAATTGTACGATTTTGCGCCCGTGTCGAG ATATCAAAGGATGACGGACTGCCAGTCGATGCATGTGGGAGATGCGTGGATGAAGCATTGAATGCATATCTATTCGTCAACAAATGCCGGAGATCCGATGCAGAATTGCGTACAGCGCAGGCCAACTTCAGGGATGATGA tttCCTACATTTTAGTCAGGATGAAGGAGAGTCTGAGAGCAATGATAAACTTACATTCAGTGCTGTGTTGGATTCTGACCCAGAAGCGCAACCAATTGAATCGGTGATGGGAGATTCGACGCCTATAGCAGAGGATAGCACACCGATTGATGAAATATTGGCTGATGTTCATCAAGTTGTTCCGTACTCAGATGTTGCAGAAAAGGAAACATTCAGTTCAACTAACGAAGATTCGTCGTCATATAATGCAACGGATATTGAGAAACATGTGGAAATCAATGATCAACAAGACGAGAAGGTTTGTGAGGAAGATGCACATACTATCGAGAAAAATGATCCTTTGTGTCAGGTGAAGCAGGAAACAGTAAATTTAGAATCAATAGAACTAGAGGATGAGAACACCGACCAGCCATTCATGGTAGAGTATTTGGATGATAATTACAAAGACGATTTTACAGAAGCGATAGAAGCTGAATGTATGCAGTACGAAGTAGAAGCATTAGAAGAATCAGAAACGGGAGAAGAGGTACAGCTTCTAATATGCTGTGGAGTGCGATGCAAGattgttttcaacagtataGAGGACATGAAGAAACACTCAGAAACAGTTCATTTGCCTCATAGAGAAttagaaaacaaagaaaaattgtACGAATGCAAATGCTGCTATACACGATTCAACTCGGAGAAGAGCCTAACAATGCACTCAAGAAAATCACAGCATTGCACTATCTGTTCACAATATTTCTCATCTCTTAAGGAGAGACGATTGCACATGCACAAAGTTCATGGACATTCTAGTCCAGTTACAGAGAAGCAATCATCTCAAAGGATCTGTTGCGGGTGCTATGAGGAGTTTTCTAGTGATGAAAATCTAAAGCTTCATGGCGAAGCCGTTCATTCGATACGAAAAAGTGCCGTCGACGAAACCAAACCTTATCAGTGCAACATTTGTTATAAGTTGTTCCGGACGTTCGAAAGTCTACGAATCCATCAACGATTTGTGTATAGGCCGAAGAACTTTGTTTGTAGTCTATGCGGTCGAGCCTTCGATACCCGATCCAAGTTGCAAACGCATGAGTTGGTGCACTCGGACAAGCGCAACTTCCAGTgcgaaaaatgttcaaaatcgttcaaaaaggaaATTGACCTCAAAAGCCATTCACTGCTGCACGAGGAGAAGCGGGAAGAATGTAGCTTCTGTGGGttaaaattccatcggaaatcaaATCTGAAAATGCACATGCGGAAGCATCAGGACACCTTCTTCTACGCTTGTTCCGAGTGCCCGAGAAAGTTCAAAAACAATTCACATCTAAAGGAACACTTCAAGGTGCACTCGAAGCAGAAGCCTTATCCGTGTAGTTTCTGCGATAGGTCGTTTGCCTATAGCAGCGATCGGAAACGGCACGAGATGACCCATACGGGCAATTATCCGTTTGAATGTGGCTCGTGTTTGAAGAAGTTCTCCCGTAAAACGACCTACGAGAAGCATATGTCCCATTGTCAGGAGGGCGCAGAAGAGGATTATCGggattga
- the LOC134212379 gene encoding zinc finger protein 665-like, with protein sequence MATDATTMDICRLCAATVTESTSIFSERNGSILAEMVFFVSAVKINRTDPVTSLVCADCVELTLDAFQFVTRIREVDQHLRQFLSEPDVSRDADCSKPVSKLLSSDHDIAHKRVGEECDTDIQEDAQNQFELVEIVDDCLEDEPEVESKKLISLLIESVNDTGSQKWSKIMTNYADIIKEHMNLPGNDLGLHDEAGSSEEEESSDFEPKHIDYNPRLKGEEQSIRCCRRGCRLVFKTRDELLEHGSSAHVDNRSLSNTKHSYECVICFQRFESRRNLLCHLRRLVRDYRCNFCNIYFNAPQERTSHMRSNHPILPKPSYRLEDQPVKICCGCEEMFDNVAGLIQHGLEYHSKQPTYPGSEQGIQCGICYKFFKTKASLRNHQIMVYKPKNFACHTCGKAFECLSKLTNHETTHTTERKFACSICEGTFKTATDLRGHQRIHQEKNLACNVCGAKFRKKSQLTSHRKTHDDNAYEFACSLCPRKFKEKSNWKTHLKVHTQEKPYKCEYCPKAFRYVTDRKRHEMSHTGNYPYHCVDCGKAFTRGNLLQAHMLVCGNKEGK encoded by the exons ATGGCGACAGATGCAACAACGATGGATATCTGCCGTTTGTGTGCTGCAACGGTTACAGAAAGCACATCAATATTCTCTGAACGGAACGGAAGCATCCTTGCCGAAATGGTATTCTTCGTTTCGGCTGTTAAG ATAAACAGAACGGACCCTGTTACCAGTCTGGTTTGTGCAGATTGTGTGGAGCTAACACTGGATGCATTCCAATTCGTAACACGTATTCGTGAGGTAGACCAACATCTGCGCCAATTTCTTTCGGAACCGGATGTGAGTAGAGACGCAGACTGTTCTAAGCCAGTTTCAAAATTACTCAGTTCTGATCACGACATAGCCCATAAGAGAGTTGGTGAGGAATGTGATACTGATATTCAAGAAGATGCTCAAAATCAGTTTGAGTTGGTAgaaattgttgatgattgcttagAAGATGAGCCTGAAGTTGAATCCAAGAAGCTAATAAGTCTGCTGATAGAATCGGTTAATGATACGGGATCTCAGAAGTGGTCCAAAATTATGACCAATTACGCAGATATTATCAAGGAACATATGAATCTACCGGGAAATGATCTTGGTTTGCACGATGAAGCTGGTAGTTCTGAGGAGGAGGAGAGTTCTGATTTTGAACCGAAGCATATTGATTACAATCCTAGATTGAAGGGAGAGGAGCAGTCGATTCGATGCTGTAGACGAGGTTGTAGACTTGTGTTTAAAACACGCGATGAACTTCTAGAGCACGGTTCTTCCGCTCATGTCGATAACCGTTCTTTGTCTAACACAAAACACTCATATGAATGTGTGATATGTTTTCAAAGATTCGAATCCCGTCGAAATCTTCTTTGTCATTTGAGGCGATTGGTACGCGACTATCGATGCAATTTCTGCAACATTTATTTTAATGCTCCCCAAGAAAGGACATCCCATATGAGATCGAATCATCCGATCCTACCGAAACCAAGCTATCGGCTTGAGGATCAGCCTGTGAAAATATGCTGTGGGTGTGAAGAAATGTTCGATAATGTTGCAGGCCTTATTCAGCACGGATTGGAGTATCATTCAAAGCAACCCACATACCCTGGAAGTGAGCAGGGAATCCAATGTGGCATATGTTACAAGTTTTTCAAAACGAAAGCCAGTCTTCGCAACCATCAGATTATGGTGTACAAACCGAAAAACTTCGCCTGTCACACATGCGGAAAGGCTTTCGAGTGCTTGTCGAAATTGACCAATCACGAGACGACTCACACCACTGAGCGAAAGTTCGCATGTTCGATTTGCGAGGGTACGTTCAAAACGGCCACCGACTTGCGTGGTCATCAACGAATCCATCAGGAGAAAAATCTGGCTTGCAACGTTTGTGGGGCTAAGTTTCGCAAAAAGTCGCAGCTGACATCGCACCGCAAAACACACGACGATAACGCGTATGAGTTTGCCTGCAGCCTATGTCCGAGAAAGTTCAAGGAAAAGTCCAACTGGAAGACCCACCTGAAGGTTCACACCCAAGAGAAGCCGTACAAATGTGAATATTGCCCGAAGGCGTTCCGATACGTAACGGATAGGAAGCGACATGAAATGAGTCACACGGGGAACTATCCTTACCATTGCGTTGACTGTGGGAAAGCATTCACCCGCGGTAATCTGTTGCAGGCGCATATGCTTGTTTGCGGAAATAAGGAGGGAAAATAG